A region from the Methylocella sp. genome encodes:
- a CDS encoding PAS domain-containing protein: MQIVYPDDRDHMVKCLSHSLETSEPYEVEQRMRRSDRTYRWRRRLDRPTNDPTGRATGWYGATIGIGDQKAAGEAPRSEQQLRLLIDTIPALVWCATPNGAPSYLNKRMVDYTGMTLDSSDLFDGGSRPSLTRQAIIHPDELAELERLWAHSVRTGEPFSMRHRLLRADGVYRWVDARAKPLHDSDGRIVHWYGVDVDIHDGHQTEEVLRDSERQFRLLIDAIPALVWCATPDGEPSYLNKRMVDFTGITLNSLEHLQGGSLGSRARQAIVHPDELADLERLWSRSVQTGAALSMRHRLRRIDGAYRWVDLRVEPLRNDDGDIAQWYGVCVDIEDETQMQDALRATQDKLSRASQAASLAELSASIAHEVNQPLAAVIANSHACQRWLSSEPPNLQRAQVTVERIIRDANGAAAVVSRIRALFKQTASTRVSINLNDVIAEVCKLISDDVTKKNISIETDLDANLPSTLADRVQMQQVLVNLTRNGVDAMESSADYPKSLLIRSRRGEMNEVLIEVRDHGGGVEDVERIFEPFFTTKENGMGMGLAICRSIIEAHDGRLRATKNEPRGATLTFTLPAYSSELQ, from the coding sequence GTGCAAATCGTCTATCCCGACGACCGCGATCATATGGTAAAATGCCTATCGCACAGCCTTGAAACCAGCGAACCTTACGAGGTGGAACAGCGGATGCGTCGATCCGACAGAACCTATCGTTGGCGTCGCCGCCTAGATCGACCGACGAACGACCCGACCGGCCGGGCGACAGGCTGGTACGGCGCCACGATTGGGATAGGCGATCAAAAAGCGGCCGGAGAAGCCCCGCGCAGCGAACAACAGCTCCGTCTACTCATCGACACTATTCCGGCTCTCGTTTGGTGTGCGACCCCCAACGGAGCGCCATCCTATTTGAACAAGCGCATGGTCGACTATACGGGCATGACGTTGGACAGTTCTGACCTTTTTGACGGCGGAAGCCGGCCGTCCCTTACGCGACAAGCTATTATCCATCCGGATGAACTTGCTGAGCTAGAGCGACTTTGGGCCCACTCCGTTCGAACCGGCGAACCATTTAGCATGAGGCATCGACTTCTCCGAGCTGACGGCGTGTACCGCTGGGTCGACGCACGCGCGAAGCCGTTGCATGATAGCGATGGACGCATCGTTCATTGGTACGGCGTAGATGTCGATATCCATGACGGCCACCAGACGGAGGAGGTTCTGCGCGACAGCGAACGACAGTTCCGTCTGCTCATCGACGCCATTCCTGCTCTCGTCTGGTGCGCGACCCCCGACGGAGAGCCATCCTATTTGAACAAGCGCATGGTCGATTTTACCGGCATCACATTGAACAGTCTCGAGCATTTGCAAGGCGGAAGCCTAGGATCCCGCGCGAGGCAAGCTATTGTCCATCCGGATGAACTTGCTGACCTAGAGCGACTGTGGTCTCGGTCCGTCCAAACTGGAGCAGCGCTTAGCATGAGGCATCGCCTTCGCCGGATCGATGGCGCGTACCGTTGGGTCGATTTACGTGTTGAGCCGTTGCGCAATGACGATGGCGATATCGCGCAGTGGTATGGCGTGTGCGTCGATATTGAAGACGAAACCCAAATGCAGGACGCGCTTCGCGCGACGCAGGACAAACTGTCGCGCGCGTCGCAAGCCGCAAGCCTCGCGGAGTTATCTGCCTCGATCGCACATGAGGTCAATCAACCGCTGGCTGCCGTGATCGCTAACAGTCATGCCTGCCAACGCTGGCTGTCGAGCGAACCTCCTAATCTGCAACGGGCGCAAGTTACAGTCGAACGGATCATTCGCGACGCGAACGGCGCAGCCGCGGTGGTGAGCAGAATCCGCGCTCTGTTCAAGCAGACTGCCTCAACGAGAGTCTCCATCAACCTGAACGACGTGATCGCCGAAGTGTGCAAGCTAATCAGCGATGACGTCACAAAGAAAAACATCAGCATCGAAACTGACTTGGATGCGAACTTGCCGTCGACTTTGGCCGACCGCGTGCAGATGCAACAAGTTCTTGTTAACCTCACTCGGAATGGAGTCGACGCAATGGAGTCGAGCGCCGACTATCCAAAGTCTCTATTGATCCGATCGCGACGGGGCGAGATGAACGAGGTGCTAATCGAGGTTCGGGATCACGGCGGCGGAGTGGAGGACGTTGAGCGAATCTTCGAGCCGTTCTTCACCACGAAAGAAAACGGCATGGGCATGGGCCTGGCGATCTGCCGTTCGATCATCGAGGCGCACGACGGTCGCCTGCGGGCGACCAAAAACGAACCCCGCGGGGCGACGCTCACGTTTACTCTTCCTGCCTATTCGAGTGAGCTGCAATGA
- a CDS encoding response regulator has protein sequence MTTEEPIVFIVDDDHRIREALCELLTSLGLRALGFGSAAEYIAFPRPDQPACLVLDVKLPDINGLEFQEQIADGDHPPIVFITGHGDIPSSVRAIKGGAVDFLAKPFSESELIEAINAAVGQDRVSRLERAELVKLQRRLSCLTPRERQVLPLVASGLLNKQAAAELGISEVTLQIHRSKVMQKMEAASLADLVRIAEKLEIPIIHSRRAGTIPT, from the coding sequence ATGACCACGGAAGAGCCTATCGTGTTCATCGTGGATGATGATCATCGGATACGCGAAGCGCTCTGCGAACTCCTGACGTCTTTGGGTTTGCGCGCTCTCGGGTTTGGGTCTGCGGCGGAGTATATCGCCTTTCCGAGGCCTGACCAGCCCGCCTGCTTGGTTCTGGACGTGAAGCTGCCGGACATCAACGGCCTGGAGTTTCAGGAGCAAATTGCCGATGGAGATCATCCTCCCATCGTGTTCATTACTGGACATGGCGACATTCCGTCGTCGGTGCGAGCGATCAAGGGCGGGGCTGTCGATTTTCTAGCAAAGCCATTCAGCGAGTCGGAGTTGATTGAGGCGATTAACGCGGCGGTGGGTCAGGATCGCGTCTCCCGCTTGGAGAGGGCGGAGTTGGTCAAGCTGCAGCGACGCCTTTCCTGCCTGACGCCGCGAGAACGCCAAGTTCTGCCGTTAGTTGCTAGTGGCCTGCTCAACAAGCAGGCCGCCGCCGAACTTGGAATCAGCGAAGTGACGCTTCAGATCCATCGCAGCAAGGTCATGCAAAAGATGGAGGCAGCGTCGCTGGCCGACCTCGTAAGAATTGCTGAAAAGCTAGAAATACCAATAATTCATTCTCGGCGTGCAGGAACAATTCCGACATGA
- a CDS encoding response regulator, protein MASHKSKIAVVDDDVRVLESIQDLLESAGHSVCPFSSAQSLLEGDILPEIDCLIADIGMPLINGFELHRLARDVRPDLPVIFITARHEAATQKRAAAQGHQGFFRKPFDGPALLAAVTQALLASSHGK, encoded by the coding sequence ATGGCTTCTCATAAGTCCAAAATCGCCGTTGTTGACGATGACGTTCGAGTTCTCGAGTCGATCCAGGATCTCTTGGAGTCGGCGGGACATTCGGTTTGCCCGTTTTCCTCCGCTCAGTCTCTCCTCGAAGGCGACATTCTGCCCGAGATCGATTGCCTGATCGCCGATATCGGAATGCCGCTCATCAACGGCTTCGAGCTGCATCGATTGGCGCGAGATGTGCGGCCTGACTTGCCTGTCATTTTCATTACGGCCCGCCACGAAGCCGCAACCCAAAAGCGCGCTGCCGCCCAAGGCCATCAAGGCTTCTTTCGAAAGCCCTTCGATGGTCCGGCATTGCTTGCCGCGGTCACTCAGGCTCTCCTAGCTTCCTCACATGGCAAGTGA
- a CDS encoding LysR family transcriptional regulator: MDIRDLDLNLLVVLDTLFEEGTLTRTAQRLRLSQPTMSASLSKLRLALGDELFVRANGVMQPTARAQLLRPAVSSVLKTIRLDILSQAAFDPVSETGALTLSLSDIGELEFLPKLLERFAREAPHAALRAVVRRPHELSLAMDLGEVDLAIGYFPDLVSSSFKQQSLFKHRSACLVRRNHPTIGPDMSLSDYLGAQHIAIAQEGRFRDVVELGLSAEGLQRSIALQISHFVTVPFIVAQSDLVATIPRPLAVQFASICDLIIAEPPFSIPPIEVKQLWHKRFDGHPRLRWLRQLVAEISQNRPSLGKEVAVDC, from the coding sequence ATGGATATCCGTGACCTCGACCTCAATCTGCTGGTTGTCCTCGACACATTATTCGAGGAGGGCACGCTAACGCGCACCGCGCAGCGGCTGCGATTAAGCCAGCCGACGATGAGCGCGTCTCTGTCGAAACTACGTCTCGCTCTTGGCGACGAGCTCTTTGTGCGCGCCAATGGCGTGATGCAGCCGACGGCCCGCGCGCAGTTGCTGAGGCCCGCCGTGTCTTCGGTGCTCAAAACGATTCGTCTGGATATCCTGTCTCAGGCCGCTTTCGATCCGGTAAGCGAGACCGGCGCGTTGACGTTAAGCCTATCTGATATCGGCGAACTCGAATTCCTACCCAAGCTGCTTGAACGGTTTGCCCGCGAGGCGCCGCATGCGGCATTGCGTGCCGTGGTCAGACGGCCGCACGAACTGTCGTTGGCCATGGATCTCGGTGAAGTCGACCTCGCGATAGGCTACTTTCCGGATCTCGTTTCGTCATCGTTCAAGCAGCAGTCTCTGTTCAAACACCGCTCGGCCTGTCTGGTGCGCCGGAATCATCCAACCATTGGTCCCGACATGAGCCTTTCCGACTACCTGGGCGCGCAGCATATAGCGATCGCTCAAGAGGGTCGGTTCCGAGACGTGGTTGAGCTCGGGCTATCGGCCGAAGGATTGCAACGGAGCATCGCTCTGCAGATCTCACATTTCGTCACCGTTCCCTTTATCGTGGCTCAGTCGGACCTTGTGGCGACGATCCCCCGGCCGCTCGCGGTGCAATTCGCGAGCATCTGCGATCTCATCATCGCGGAGCCTCCCTTCAGCATCCCTCCGATCGAGGTCAAACAGCTGTGGCACAAACGATTTGACGGGCATCCGCGGCTGCGCTGGCTCCGGCAGCTTGTCGCGGAGATCAGCCAAAATCGACCGTCCTTAGGCAAGGAGGTTGCTGTCGATTGCTAG
- a CDS encoding response regulator has translation MNKEVDLHGGINNAAAQLTRILIVDDDRSMQQMMVNYLDGENLHAFSAFGARDAIGLLTKNEPGLVILDLRLGRDDGLDVLREIRSRSDVPVIIVTGDRCEETDRVVGLELGADDYVTKPFSLRELLARIRAVLRRRETTCIAPRRDSDLGIYTFGGWQFNRRFGRLTNSSEIAITLTKNERALLIAFVEAPQRTLSREYLIQTTRRHEDIAGRSIDVQVLRLRRKLETDPDAPRIIQTHHGFGYAFALEVKRL, from the coding sequence ATGAATAAGGAAGTGGACCTCCATGGAGGCATCAACAATGCCGCCGCTCAACTGACGCGCATCCTGATTGTCGACGACGATCGCTCCATGCAGCAAATGATGGTCAACTATCTCGACGGAGAAAATCTACACGCTTTCTCCGCATTCGGAGCGCGAGACGCCATCGGTCTTCTTACAAAGAATGAGCCCGGCCTCGTAATCCTCGATCTGCGGCTTGGCCGAGACGACGGGCTGGACGTGCTGCGAGAGATCCGGTCGCGCTCAGACGTCCCGGTGATCATTGTCACTGGCGATCGGTGCGAAGAGACCGACCGGGTGGTCGGATTGGAACTCGGCGCCGATGATTACGTCACCAAACCTTTCAGCCTCCGAGAGCTGCTGGCGCGCATCCGGGCAGTATTGCGGCGACGGGAAACTACGTGCATCGCGCCTCGGCGAGATTCGGATCTAGGCATTTACACATTTGGTGGGTGGCAGTTCAATCGACGCTTTGGTCGTCTAACTAACTCCAGTGAAATTGCGATCACTCTGACGAAGAACGAGCGCGCGCTCCTGATTGCGTTCGTTGAGGCGCCGCAGCGGACGCTCTCTCGCGAGTACCTTATTCAAACGACTCGCCGGCATGAGGACATCGCCGGTCGAAGCATCGATGTGCAAGTCCTGCGTCTGCGGCGGAAATTGGAGACCGATCCGGACGCGCCGCGGATCATCCAGACACATCACGGATTCGGCTATGCGTTTGCTCTGGAGGTTAAGCGTCTCTAA
- a CDS encoding nucleotide disphospho-sugar-binding domain-containing protein codes for MDILDAIEALPDAFLQLTVPSFEFPRTDLPASVHFVGALPIIPNQAPVPPWAHELDGSRKVVLVTQGTLPNHNFGQLVAPTLAALANEPDVLVIATAGGRPIDSIPGPIPSNVRLASYLPFEWVLPKIDALVTNGGYGSVNQALSFGVPLVTAGLTEDKADVNARVAWSGVGIDLKTNEPTPSALREAIRAVLDKPNFRARASALGRCDEFGVWGILARIFP; via the coding sequence ATGGACATTCTCGACGCCATCGAAGCTCTTCCGGACGCATTTTTGCAGCTGACGGTTCCGAGCTTCGAGTTTCCCAGAACGGACCTGCCAGCTTCGGTCCATTTCGTTGGCGCGCTCCCGATCATCCCTAACCAAGCTCCGGTTCCGCCATGGGCGCATGAGTTAGATGGATCGCGTAAAGTTGTTTTAGTAACCCAGGGCACCCTCCCAAATCACAATTTCGGCCAATTGGTCGCCCCGACGCTCGCGGCGCTCGCCAACGAGCCTGATGTGCTCGTGATCGCGACCGCCGGCGGTCGTCCAATTGATTCCATACCCGGGCCAATTCCCAGCAATGTCCGCTTGGCCAGCTATCTGCCGTTCGAATGGGTGCTGCCCAAGATCGATGCGCTTGTCACTAACGGCGGCTATGGCAGCGTCAATCAGGCTCTGAGCTTTGGCGTTCCGCTGGTTACCGCCGGGCTAACCGAGGACAAAGCGGACGTTAATGCCCGTGTGGCGTGGTCTGGCGTCGGCATTGATCTCAAGACCAATGAGCCGACGCCATCAGCCCTCCGCGAGGCGATCCGGGCCGTGCTCGATAAGCCGAATTTCCGTGCGCGGGCGTCGGCCCTAGGCCGTTGTGACGAATTCGGCGTTTGGGGGATTCTCGCGAGGATCTTTCCATGA
- a CDS encoding ATP-dependent helicase produces MGAAHLEKLNDSQRSAAEHGVGLADGEVGGPLLIIAGAGSGKTNTLAHRVAHLIVNGADPRRILLMTFSRRAASEMGRRVERICARVLGDKAGALTDALAWAGTFHGVGARLLRDYADQIGLDPQFTIHDREDSADLMNIVRHQLGFSKMESRFPTKGTCVAIYSRAVNAEAPLQDVLRANYPWVAQWEAQLRELFAGYVEAKQIQSVLDYDDLLLYWAQMVSDPVLADDIGGRWDHVLVDEYQDTNRLQASILTALKPSGRGLTVVGDDAQSIYSFRAATVRNILDFPKKFSPPAEIITLDRNYRSTQPILAAANGVIDLAKERFTKNLWTERESAERPCLITVRDEADQARFVAGEVLENREAGMRLKEQAVLFRASHHSGPLEVELTRRNIPFVKFGGLKFLDSAHVKDMLAALRFVQNPRDRVAGFRIMQLLPGVGPSSAQTALDAMADRPDPLAALVDLPCPPRARADWPGFVALLRDLRRCSSWPAEIAQVSNWYEPHLERIHEDVEMRKVDLLQLENIAAGYPSRERFLTELTLDPPDATSGQAGAPLLDEDYLILSTIHSAKGQEWKSVFVLNAVDGCIPSDLGVGTTDEIEEERRLLYVAMTRAKDSLSLIAPQRFFTHGQSATGDRHVYAARTRFIPTKLLQLFECRAWPVTPTGQAGAASQARQVRVDVGARMRGMWR; encoded by the coding sequence ATGGGCGCGGCGCATCTTGAAAAGTTGAACGACAGTCAGCGCAGCGCGGCCGAGCATGGCGTCGGCCTTGCCGACGGTGAGGTCGGGGGACCGTTGCTGATCATCGCCGGAGCCGGATCGGGCAAGACGAACACGCTGGCGCATCGCGTGGCGCATCTCATCGTCAACGGCGCAGATCCTAGGCGCATCCTGCTAATGACGTTCTCCCGGCGCGCAGCATCGGAGATGGGTCGCCGAGTCGAGCGCATCTGCGCCAGAGTGCTCGGAGACAAGGCCGGCGCGCTCACCGACGCGCTCGCCTGGGCTGGCACCTTCCATGGGGTCGGCGCGCGGCTGCTGCGCGATTATGCCGACCAGATTGGGCTCGATCCGCAGTTTACGATTCACGACCGGGAAGATAGCGCGGACCTAATGAACATCGTCCGCCATCAGCTCGGTTTCTCGAAAATGGAAAGCCGATTCCCGACAAAGGGGACCTGCGTGGCGATCTATTCGCGAGCGGTCAATGCGGAGGCCCCGCTGCAAGACGTGCTGCGCGCGAACTATCCCTGGGTCGCGCAGTGGGAGGCGCAACTGCGCGAACTTTTCGCGGGCTATGTCGAGGCCAAACAGATCCAGAGCGTCCTCGATTACGACGACCTCCTGCTCTATTGGGCGCAGATGGTCAGCGATCCGGTCCTCGCCGACGATATCGGCGGTCGCTGGGATCACGTGCTGGTCGACGAATATCAGGACACCAACCGGCTTCAGGCCTCGATTTTGACAGCGCTGAAGCCCAGCGGCCGGGGGCTGACCGTTGTTGGCGACGACGCCCAGTCTATTTACAGCTTCCGCGCCGCCACAGTGCGCAACATCCTCGACTTCCCGAAAAAATTCAGCCCGCCGGCGGAGATCATCACGCTCGATCGCAACTACCGCTCGACACAGCCGATCCTGGCGGCCGCCAATGGCGTCATCGATCTCGCAAAGGAGCGGTTCACGAAGAATCTCTGGACTGAACGCGAATCCGCCGAACGGCCTTGCCTCATCACTGTGCGCGACGAGGCCGACCAGGCGAGGTTCGTTGCGGGGGAGGTTCTTGAGAACCGGGAGGCGGGCATGCGGCTGAAGGAACAGGCCGTCCTGTTCCGCGCCAGCCACCACAGCGGACCGCTGGAAGTCGAGCTGACCCGCCGCAACATCCCCTTCGTCAAATTCGGCGGGCTCAAGTTTCTTGATAGCGCGCATGTGAAGGACATGCTAGCGGCGCTGCGTTTCGTTCAGAACCCCCGCGACCGAGTCGCCGGCTTCCGGATCATGCAGCTTCTGCCCGGCGTCGGCCCGTCATCGGCGCAAACAGCGCTGGACGCCATGGCCGACCGGCCCGATCCTCTCGCCGCGCTTGTCGACCTCCCCTGCCCTCCCCGAGCGCGGGCCGATTGGCCGGGCTTCGTCGCATTGCTGCGCGACCTGCGCCGCTGCTCCAGCTGGCCGGCCGAAATCGCGCAGGTAAGCAACTGGTATGAGCCGCATCTTGAGCGCATTCACGAGGATGTCGAGATGCGAAAGGTGGACCTGCTCCAGCTCGAGAATATTGCAGCTGGCTATCCGTCGCGCGAGCGGTTCCTGACCGAATTGACGCTCGATCCTCCCGACGCGACCTCGGGACAGGCTGGCGCGCCCCTGCTCGACGAGGACTATTTGATCCTCTCGACCATTCACTCGGCCAAGGGTCAGGAATGGAAATCGGTCTTCGTGCTTAACGCGGTCGACGGCTGCATCCCTTCCGATCTCGGCGTCGGCACGACGGACGAAATCGAGGAGGAGCGGCGGCTGCTCTATGTCGCAATGACGCGGGCGAAGGACAGTCTCTCCCTCATCGCGCCGCAGCGATTCTTCACCCACGGACAATCGGCGACCGGGGATCGACACGTCTATGCTGCGCGCACGCGCTTCATTCCGACAAAGCTACTGCAACTGTTCGAATGCCGTGCGTGGCCCGTGACACCCACGGGACAAGCGGGAGCAGCATCGCAGGCGCGACAGGTCCGCGTCGATGTCGGCGCCCGGATGCGCGGAATGTGGCGATAG
- a CDS encoding nucleotide disphospho-sugar-binding domain-containing protein — protein MKVLIAAIPLTGHINPMLAIGRILMADGHEVVVLSGSAMRKRIEDVGASFRALPPEADLDLGNIVAVFPELKTIPPGPELVRFYFEHVFIDLIPPQHKGMRQVLQEFSADVIITSALFLGVFSMLLGPRSERPAIVLCGTNPLFWHRDDGAPGVAGLPPATSEAQRKEYAALAEENRKAFVEPVGRYLNNCMADVGVAPLSMHILDAVVALPDVFMELTVPGLEFPRRDLPSSVHFIGALPIIPNQTSLPPWADELDGSRKVVFVTQGTLANHNFDQLITPTLAALANEPDILVVVTAGGRPIDAIPGPIPGNARLASYLPFEWLLPKVDAFVTNGGFGSVNQALSFGVPLVTAGLTEDKAEVNARVAWSGVGIDLKTNEPTPSALREAIRAVLDKPNFRARASALGKEFAAIDTQSEILRIVKQVSRVSTDRGAPVYAK, from the coding sequence ATGAAAGTTCTTATCGCCGCTATCCCCTTGACGGGCCACATTAACCCAATGCTTGCGATCGGACGCATTTTGATGGCCGATGGCCATGAAGTGGTCGTCTTGTCGGGCAGCGCTATGCGCAAACGAATTGAAGACGTCGGCGCATCATTCCGCGCCTTGCCGCCGGAAGCGGATCTTGATCTGGGCAATATCGTTGCGGTGTTTCCGGAACTCAAGACAATACCTCCAGGGCCGGAGCTGGTTCGCTTTTACTTCGAGCACGTCTTCATCGATCTCATTCCTCCGCAGCACAAAGGCATGCGGCAGGTTCTGCAAGAGTTTTCCGCCGACGTCATCATCACCAGCGCTTTGTTCCTTGGCGTTTTTTCGATGCTTCTCGGACCGCGATCCGAACGTCCGGCCATTGTCCTGTGTGGAACCAACCCTCTGTTTTGGCATCGCGACGACGGAGCGCCAGGCGTCGCCGGCTTGCCGCCTGCGACCAGCGAAGCCCAGCGCAAGGAATACGCAGCGCTCGCCGAAGAAAACCGCAAGGCGTTTGTGGAGCCTGTCGGCCGCTACTTGAACAATTGCATGGCGGACGTGGGCGTCGCTCCATTGTCGATGCATATTCTGGACGCGGTCGTAGCGCTTCCGGATGTCTTTATGGAGTTGACCGTTCCAGGTTTGGAATTTCCGCGACGGGATTTGCCGAGCTCGGTGCACTTCATCGGCGCTCTTCCCATCATACCGAATCAAACTTCGCTTCCGCCTTGGGCGGATGAGCTGGACGGCTCGCGCAAAGTTGTTTTTGTAACCCAAGGAACGCTAGCCAATCATAATTTCGATCAGTTGATTACTCCAACGCTGGCGGCGCTCGCCAATGAGCCTGATATCCTCGTTGTGGTCACCGCTGGCGGAAGGCCAATCGACGCCATACCAGGTCCGATCCCCGGCAACGCGCGCCTCGCCAGCTATTTGCCGTTCGAATGGCTGCTTCCTAAGGTCGATGCGTTTGTCACCAACGGCGGTTTTGGCAGCGTCAACCAGGCTCTGAGCTTTGGCGTTCCGCTCGTTACCGCCGGGTTGACCGAGGACAAAGCGGAGGTCAACGCCCGTGTGGCGTGGTCTGGCGTCGGCATTGATCTCAAGACCAATGAGCCGACGCCATCAGCCCTCCGCGAGGCCATCCGGGCCGTGCTCGATAAGCCGAATTTCCGTGCGCGGGCATCGGCTCTAGGCAAAGAGTTTGCAGCTATCGACACGCAATCCGAAATCCTGCGGATCGTCAAGCAAGTCTCGCGTGTCTCAACTGATCGAGGCGCGCCGGTTTACGCGAAGTGA
- a CDS encoding NRAMP family divalent metal transporter, with protein sequence MKMHVTTAHTRAAVLDEAHVGHIRGALGTILQHDTGPRRGWRRRLQTLLAILGPGLIVMVGDNDAGAFSTYTQAGQNYGVALLWTLVLLIPVLYLNQEMVLRLGAVTGVGHARLIFERFGKFWGAFSVMDLLILNALTIVTEFIGVALGLSYLGLPKELGVALSAVAVMGAVGAGDFRRFERFALALVAGSLVLVPIFFMVHPSFGEIARNMFVPQLPKEGKLSDVMLLVIAIVGTTTAPWQLFFQQSYVIDKRITPRFMRYERVDLWFGIILVIIGAVAMMAFTAKAFGGRPEFGNFTDAAGVAAGIEAHAGRLPGVLFAIGLIDASLIGAAAVSLSTAYAIADVFSIRHSLYRKVKDAKGFYAIYCGLIVIAAGLVLTPNAPLGLLTNAVQTLAGVLLPSATVFLLLLCNDKEVIGPWANSRGLNLFTGAVIAVLVLLSVILTASVLFPDEMNETVIVAILGGGSVLALIAAIASGSLRRPAATIDEPKVWNRDMWRMPKLSQLGPARMSRARKIWMIVLRGYLVLAGGLIVVRIITLAIK encoded by the coding sequence ATGAAAATGCATGTGACAACCGCTCACACTCGCGCCGCCGTTCTCGACGAGGCCCATGTCGGCCATATCCGCGGCGCGCTGGGAACAATCCTCCAACATGACACCGGCCCTCGCCGTGGCTGGAGGCGCCGGCTCCAGACCTTACTCGCGATTCTGGGTCCAGGCCTGATCGTGATGGTGGGAGACAATGACGCTGGGGCATTTAGCACCTACACTCAAGCTGGCCAGAACTATGGCGTCGCTCTCCTCTGGACGCTGGTACTTCTGATTCCGGTCCTTTATCTCAATCAGGAGATGGTCCTACGCCTCGGCGCGGTCACCGGCGTCGGTCATGCGCGCCTGATCTTCGAGCGGTTCGGGAAGTTCTGGGGCGCATTCAGCGTCATGGACCTCCTCATTCTCAACGCCTTGACGATCGTGACCGAATTCATCGGCGTCGCCCTCGGCCTCAGCTATCTCGGGCTTCCGAAAGAACTCGGCGTCGCGCTGTCGGCCGTTGCGGTGATGGGGGCGGTTGGCGCCGGAGACTTCCGCCGGTTCGAGCGTTTCGCATTGGCGCTTGTCGCCGGCAGCCTTGTGCTCGTCCCGATTTTCTTCATGGTCCATCCGTCATTTGGCGAGATCGCGCGCAATATGTTCGTTCCGCAGCTTCCGAAAGAAGGCAAGCTCAGCGATGTCATGCTCCTGGTAATTGCGATCGTTGGGACGACCACCGCGCCGTGGCAGCTGTTTTTTCAGCAAAGCTATGTCATCGACAAACGGATCACGCCGCGCTTCATGCGCTATGAGCGCGTCGATCTTTGGTTCGGGATCATTCTGGTCATTATTGGCGCCGTCGCTATGATGGCCTTTACGGCTAAGGCTTTTGGCGGGCGCCCTGAATTCGGCAACTTCACCGATGCGGCCGGCGTCGCCGCTGGTATCGAAGCGCACGCCGGCCGTCTGCCCGGAGTTCTGTTCGCAATTGGCCTGATTGACGCGAGCCTGATTGGCGCAGCGGCGGTATCGCTCTCGACGGCTTACGCTATCGCGGACGTGTTCTCGATCCGGCATTCCCTGTACCGCAAAGTGAAGGACGCGAAGGGATTCTACGCCATCTATTGCGGCCTGATTGTGATTGCCGCTGGCCTCGTTTTGACGCCGAATGCTCCGCTTGGCCTCCTCACCAACGCGGTGCAGACCCTGGCCGGCGTGCTTCTGCCGAGCGCGACGGTGTTTCTGCTCCTTTTGTGCAACGACAAGGAAGTGATTGGTCCGTGGGCCAATTCGCGCGGCTTGAATCTGTTCACGGGAGCCGTCATCGCGGTTCTGGTGTTGCTCTCGGTGATCCTGACTGCGTCCGTGCTGTTCCCGGACGAAATGAACGAGACCGTTATCGTGGCGATATTGGGTGGCGGGTCTGTCCTGGCGCTGATTGCGGCGATCGCTTCAGGCTCATTGAGGCGCCCCGCCGCGACAATCGATGAGCCAAAAGTCTGGAACCGCGACATGTGGCGGATGCCGAAGCTCTCGCAGCTAGGTCCGGCCCGGATGTCCCGCGCGAGAAAAATATGGATGATCGTTCTGCGCGGCTACCTCGTTCTGGCGGGCGGTCTCATTGTCGTCAGGATTATAACGCTCGCCATCAAATAA